A stretch of Coregonus clupeaformis isolate EN_2021a chromosome 37, ASM2061545v1, whole genome shotgun sequence DNA encodes these proteins:
- the LOC121553583 gene encoding polymeric immunoglobulin receptor-like isoform X1, giving the protein MATHHLLVLDIFFFLTGLSGIHSVSTVSHVSVKQGGSITIPCLYHHGSEKHVKYWCSGYFFFSCSTRIRTDSQSASNWLSISDNVTTRVFTVTMKNLQPRVSGYFWCAVEKGDKTHLYLSVATGTAGLYVDQQHVTGVEGQSVTVNCNYSNSGGFCWCRLGGSCVESRVGNLDGASVELKRIPANGKKVMIITMSQLKMKNTGWYWCAVGDLQMPVHITVNQPTTTQINTTTNQNNGVTDEKRQERIQSLLVVLLIPLSLLGVVIAGTLVTWKMLIKHKDKKAKGQPPNTSVQPTESEQDITYSTVSHTKGTAQQGLIPESHGDLYSNVIPKQHRTAQNQDPFPYDAVTYSTVVTKNKTQPNAAEPDDVVYSTVAPHQR; this is encoded by the exons ATGGCAACACATCACCTCCTTGTCCTGGACATCTTTTTCTTCCTCACTGGACTCTCAG GTATTCACAGTGTGTCCACAGTGAGTCATGTGTCTGTAAAGCAAGGAGGCTCCATCACCATCCCATGTCTCTATCATCATGGCTCTGAAAAACATGTGAAATACTGGTGTAGTGGATATTTTTTCTTTTCTTGCTCTACTCGAATACGTACTGACTCTCAGAGTGCATCTAATTGGTTGTCCATCTCTGATAATGTTACTACAAGAGTCTTCACTGTGACCATGAAGAATCTGCAACCAAGGGTCTCTGGATATTTCTGGTGTGCTGTGGAGAAAGGTGACAAAACTCATCTGTATCTGTCAGTTGCCACAG GTACTGCAGGACTCTATGTGGACCAACAACATGTGACTGGAGTTGAAGGACAGAGTGTCACTGTCAATTGTAACTATAGTAACTCTGGAGGTTTCTGCTGGTGCAGGCTGGGTGGCTCCTGTGTGGAGAGCAGAGTTGGGAATTTAGATGGAGCATCAGTAGAATTAAAGCGGATTCCTGCCAATGGAAAAAAAGTCATGATCATAACAATGAGTCAACTAAAAATGAAGAACACTGGCTGGTACTGGTGTGCAGTTGGAGACCTACAGATGCCTGTTCATATCACTGTCAATCAACCAACCACAACACAGATTAACACCACCACAA ACCAGAACAATGGGGTAACTGATGAGAAGCGACAGGAAAGGATCCAGAG TTTGCTGGTAGTCCTGCTCATTCCCCTGAGCCTGTTGGGGGTGGTGATAGCTGGTACCTTGGTCACATGGAAGATGTTGATAAAACATA AGGACAAGAAGGCAAAGGGCCAACCACCAAACACCTCAGTA CAGCCTACTGAATCTGAGCAGGACATTACCTACAGCACTGTGAGTCACACCAAAGGAACAGCACAGCAG GGCCTAATCCCTGAGAGCCACGGTGACTTGTACAGCAATGTGATTCCTAAGCAGCACAGGACAGCACAAAAT CAGGACCCATTTCCGTATGATGCAGTGACATACAGCACCGTTGTCACCAAGAACAAGACCCAaccaaat GCAGCAGAACCAGATGATGTGGTCTACAGCACAGTGGCCCCACACCAGAGATAG
- the LOC121553583 gene encoding polymeric immunoglobulin receptor-like isoform X2 produces the protein MATHHLLVLDIFFFLTGLSGIHSVSTVSHVSVKQGGSITIPCLYHHGSEKHVKYWCSGYFFFSCSTRIRTDSQSASNWLSISDNVTTRVFTVTMKNLQPRVSGYFWCAVEKGDKTHLYLSVATGTAGLYVDQQHVTGVEGQSVTVNCNYSNSGGFCWCRLGGSCVESRVGNLDGASVELKRIPANGKKVMIITMSQLKMKNTGWYWCAVGDLQMPVHITVNQPTTTQINTTTNQNNGVTDEKRQERIQSLLVVLLIPLSLLGVVIAGTLVTWKMLIKHKDKKAKGQPPNTSVQPTESEQDITYSTVSHTKGTAQQGLIPESHGDLYSNVIPKQHRTAQNDPFPYDAVTYSTVVTKNKTQPNAAEPDDVVYSTVAPHQR, from the exons ATGGCAACACATCACCTCCTTGTCCTGGACATCTTTTTCTTCCTCACTGGACTCTCAG GTATTCACAGTGTGTCCACAGTGAGTCATGTGTCTGTAAAGCAAGGAGGCTCCATCACCATCCCATGTCTCTATCATCATGGCTCTGAAAAACATGTGAAATACTGGTGTAGTGGATATTTTTTCTTTTCTTGCTCTACTCGAATACGTACTGACTCTCAGAGTGCATCTAATTGGTTGTCCATCTCTGATAATGTTACTACAAGAGTCTTCACTGTGACCATGAAGAATCTGCAACCAAGGGTCTCTGGATATTTCTGGTGTGCTGTGGAGAAAGGTGACAAAACTCATCTGTATCTGTCAGTTGCCACAG GTACTGCAGGACTCTATGTGGACCAACAACATGTGACTGGAGTTGAAGGACAGAGTGTCACTGTCAATTGTAACTATAGTAACTCTGGAGGTTTCTGCTGGTGCAGGCTGGGTGGCTCCTGTGTGGAGAGCAGAGTTGGGAATTTAGATGGAGCATCAGTAGAATTAAAGCGGATTCCTGCCAATGGAAAAAAAGTCATGATCATAACAATGAGTCAACTAAAAATGAAGAACACTGGCTGGTACTGGTGTGCAGTTGGAGACCTACAGATGCCTGTTCATATCACTGTCAATCAACCAACCACAACACAGATTAACACCACCACAA ACCAGAACAATGGGGTAACTGATGAGAAGCGACAGGAAAGGATCCAGAG TTTGCTGGTAGTCCTGCTCATTCCCCTGAGCCTGTTGGGGGTGGTGATAGCTGGTACCTTGGTCACATGGAAGATGTTGATAAAACATA AGGACAAGAAGGCAAAGGGCCAACCACCAAACACCTCAGTA CAGCCTACTGAATCTGAGCAGGACATTACCTACAGCACTGTGAGTCACACCAAAGGAACAGCACAGCAG GGCCTAATCCCTGAGAGCCACGGTGACTTGTACAGCAATGTGATTCCTAAGCAGCACAGGACAGCACAAAAT GACCCATTTCCGTATGATGCAGTGACATACAGCACCGTTGTCACCAAGAACAAGACCCAaccaaat GCAGCAGAACCAGATGATGTGGTCTACAGCACAGTGGCCCCACACCAGAGATAG